In a single window of the Canis lupus dingo isolate Sandy chromosome 18, ASM325472v2, whole genome shotgun sequence genome:
- the LOC112663656 gene encoding olfactory receptor 10AG1-like → MYVLLFYDVEEMRAEDNGSTITQFVLLGFSDLPNLQGFLFGVFSIVYVIILIGNSIIIIITSLDAALQKPMYFFLANFSSLEICYVSVTLPRILVNLWTQDRSISWLGCATQMCFFLMLGATECFLLAVMAYDRYVAICNPLHYPLIVNHKMCVQLAVGAWLSGIPVQIGQTCQVFSLPFCGSNQINHFFCDIPPLIKLACGDTSLNEMCVFVVAILFAMIPFLFILGSYVKIISTILKLSSARGRSKAFSTCSSHIIVVLLFFGSATITYLRPKSIHSAGTDKMLSLLYTIVTPMFNPMIYSLRNKDVIAALRRLLLKKIV, encoded by the exons ATGTATGTCTTACTCTTCT ATGACGTTGAAGAGATGAGAGCAGAAGACAATGGTTCCACAATAACACAATTTGTACTCTTGGGATTTTCTGACCTTCCAAACCTCCAAGGGTTTCTATTTGGGGTGTTCTCCATCGTTTATGTTATTATCTTAATTGGAAATAgcatcataataataataaccagtCTTGATGCTGCACTCCAGAAACCCATGTATTTTTTCCTGGCAAACTTTTCCTCCTTGGAAATCTGTTATGTGTCTGTCACCCTCCCCAGGATTCTGGTGAACCTTTGGACTCAGGACAGAAGCATTTCTTGGTTGGGCTGTGCCACTCAAATGTGCTTCTTCCTCATGCTGGGAGCCACTGAATGTTTCCTCTTGGcagtgatggcctatgaccgctacgTGGCCATTTGTAACCCTCTGCACTACCCTCTCATCGTGAACCACAAGATGTGCGTCCAACTGGCTGTTGGTGCCTGGCTTAGTGGAATTCCAGTCCAGATAGGACAAACATGTCAGGTGTTCTCGCTGCCTTTCTGTGGTTCTAATCAAATTAACCACTTCTTCTGTGACATCCCCCCATTGATCAAGCTGGCTTGTGGGGACACTTCACTTAATGAGATGTGTGTCTTTGTAGTTGCTATATTATTTGCAATGATTCCCTTTCTATTTATACTTGGCTCTTATGTGAAAATCATTTCCACCATCCTAAAGTTATCCTCAGCCAGGGGCCGGTCTAAAGCCTTCTCCACCTGTTCTTCCCATATCATTGTTGTGCTTTTATTCTTTGGATCGGCTACCATCACCTACTTAAGGCCCAAATCCATTCATTCTGCTGGAACTGACAAAATGTTGTCTCTTCTCTATACCATTGTGACTCCGATGTTTAATCCTATGATATACAGTCTTAGGAACAAGGATGTGATTGCAGCACTCAGAAgactgttacttaaaaaaatagtgtga